The genomic segment ATGGGCGATGCTTTTTATGAGCTTGCGCAAAAAGGCAGTGATATTTATTTAAATTTAAAAAACTCAAGGGAGGCGTACCTGGTTTCTGTTGAAAAAAATCCCCTGGATGCCCGTGTTTTTTATGGGCTTGCTGTAGTAGAATACAGGCTTGAAAGAATATATGCCCGCCAGTTTCCAGGGGTCGGGTATTCGCCTTATAATGCACTTCCATATTTCCAGGAAGCAGTCCGCCTGCGGCCTGAAAGTATCAGCTATAATTTCGGGCTTCTTCGTTATTATGCAAAAAATGGACATGATGATAAAATCCTGCCCATAGTAAAAAATCTTGGTGTAAATTATCCACAGATATACGGGTATTTAAAAAAAGAAACATTTTGGAGCCTGGATTTAAGATCTGCATATATTCAGGGTCTTGAGCAGTCCATTGCAAAAGATATTAATCCAAGAGATGCGCATACGCGGATTTCAGCACTTATGGCAGAAGATGAAAACTGGGAAAAAGCCATAGAACATTATAAAAAAGCACTTTTATATAAAGATTTTCAAAATAATTATTATAATTACATCCATTTAACCAGTTTATATTTAAAAGCAGGGAGGTTTAAGAAGGCTGAACAAAATGCAGTTTATGCTCTTGATATGAGTCCTTTTAAGGAAAAAAGCCTGGAGCAGCTTTACAGTATATATAAACAGCAGGGATTTTCTGAAGAATTTTCCAGTATTGTTCAGCAGGTAAGGGAAAAATTTCCCTTTTCCAGCAGGTTTGAGATTTTAACAGCAAGACTTTTGTTTGATTTAAAGCAGTATGAGGAAGCAAAAAGGATTTGTGAAAACCTGAATAAAAAAAAGCCAGGCGGGCCTGCATATTACTGGCTCTATCTCATAGCCCAGGCGCAGAAAGACAAAGATGCTATGGAACTGGCTATTCAAAAGGCCACAGTTTTTGATTCAAAAAACAGCCATTATCATTATCTTTTTTCAAATCTTCTTAAACAGCTTAAAAAATATGAAAGTGCAGAAAATGCTGCAGATATGGCTGTTAAAACCCAGGCAAAGCCTTCCCCTCACCTGTTTAACCACAGGGCATGGATACGCTGGGCAAGGCATAATTATTACGGGGCAATTGAAGACTGGAGCCAGGCAGTCAGGCTTAGTCCGAATCAGGCGGTTTATCATGCCTATATTGCACAGGCATATAAAAAACTTGATAATAAACAATTAGCAGAATTGTATTATAAAAAAGCATTAAAACTTGATCCTGATAATGCCGGGTATAAAAAAGCATTGCAGGAGAACAAGAGCTGATTTAATAAAAAAAGGCAGAGTCTTTTAAGACCCTGCCTTTAGTGTCCAAAGCTGAGGCACACACATGTATATTTACTAAATGAAAAATCTAAATAATAAAGTTAAATGGTTAGTTTATAAAGTTAATATCCAACTAAATCTTTACAATCCTAATTTTGATTAAAAAGCGTTATGTTGTTAAGTTAATATCCAACTAAATCTTTACAATCCTAATTTTGATTAAAAAGTGTCATGTTGTTAAGTTAACAATTCAACCCTCGCCTCAACTTCGGACAAAAAGAACTTGAATAAACTTTTTAAACTTTAGGTATATAATAAAAAACAATTATTATTTTGTCAAGCAATAAATAAGGATATTTTTTATATGATAATTATGCTTGTTTTAAATAGAAATTTCAAGTATTTCAAGTCAAAAATTTATTTATTGCGGAGGAATTTATGAAAAATATTCTTGTTACCGGAGGAAGCGGGTTTATTGGGGCTAATTTTGTACGATATTTATTGGAAGATTCTGGTTTAAGAGATAAAGATTATAACCGTATTGTTAATATTGATCTCTTAACTTATGCTGGAAATCCTGAAAACCTGGATGGAGTCAAAGAAAAATTTCCAGGCAGATATTTTTTTGAGCAGGCTGATATATGTGATGCAAAGGCTGTTGACGACATTGTAATAAGGCATCAGATTGATACGATCTGTCATTTTGCTGCTGAATCCCATGTTGACAGGTCTATTGCAGAACCAGATGCTTTTATTAATACTAATATAAGGGGTACATTTAATCTTCTTGAGGTATTTAGAAAACATCAGGATACCATAGAATTGTTCCATCATGTAAGTACTGATGAGGTCTATGGCAGTCTTGGAGCAAAAGGTTATTTTACAGAGCAGACCCCTTATGATCCAAGCAGCCCGTATTCAGCTTCCAAAGCAGCTTCCGATCATTTGGTCAGGGCATATCACAGGACTTACGGTCTGCCTGTTACTATTTCCAATTGTTCCAATAATTACGGGCCCTACCAGTTTCCTGAGAAACTGATTCCCCTGATTATTTTAAATGCTTTTGAGGAAAAAACTCTTCCTGTTTACGGTAAAGGGATAAATATCAGGGACTGGCTGTATGTAACCGATCACTGCCGGGCCATATGGATGATAATGAATCATGGAAAAAGGGGAGAAACCTATAATATTGGAGGCCGTTGTGAACTTAAAAATATTGATGTTGTTAAAACTGTATGTAATATACTTGATAAAATGAAACCTTTGACAAATGGCGGATTACGACAGGATTTGATAAGATTTGTTAAAGACCGTCCAGGTCATGATCTAAGATATGCTATTGACTGTACTAAACTTGAAAATGAACTTGGATGGAAACCTGTTGAAACATTTGAAACTGGAATTAAAAAAACCATAACCTGGTATCTTGAAAATCCAGGCTGGGTAAACAGGGTGAAAACAGGGGAGTATCAATCTTGGATAGACCGGCAGTATGATGTATAATGGATTTAAAGGCTGTCTTTTTTTCCTTCAAGCATTCTTCTCATTCTATCCCGTTCTGTTTTTAATCTGCGGAGCTGATCTTTAAGAGCCTCTTTTTTGTCAAAAGGGGCTTTTTCAATCTTTTTTTCAAGGGTTTCAACCTCTTTTATCAGCCGGTAGAGGTCTATGGCAACCAGTCGTATTGACATTTTTAAATCTCCTGACCTGCTGCAAGTAATGAAACACTACATTCAACCAGTTCCTGGTTTAAAAAGATTTTTATTTTTGTGTTATCATCAGCCAGCTCTCTTAATGGCAGATCTGCAGACGGGTGTTTGAGAGCAGTGCAGCCCCAGGCTGCCAGACCCCTGTGTAAAGGGTCATGGGATTTAAGAAAAGGTATAAGATCAGGGGCTGCATGTCTTATTAAATCAGGTTGTTCATGGGCAAGTCTGCCTATGCCCCAGAGAACTCCTCTTTGTAATATCTCATGCTCTAAAAAATTTCCATGTTCTGAAACATATGATGTAAGAATTGAGTGATATTCCCTGGCAAGAGCTTGATTTCTTGATAAAATTTCACCCATAGCTTCAGGAGAACCCCAGCCGATGCCCCCTGATTCATCATTAAGATTCCACATAAGACGGCGCATAACAATTCTTGCAGATTCCATATTTCCTGATTCTGCAATCCTGGAAACTACAATTCCCATTATTGTTACAGCTCTCCAGCGAATCAATTCTTCTTTATTATAGAAATGGGAAAACAGGGGGCCGATTAACTGCTGTTCTGGAAACTTGCAGATATTGTCAATGGTTTTTTGAAAATCAGGATATAAGAGAAATCCTGAGATTTGTTTTTTTATAGTCCTGGCACCAATTTTTTTTTGGTTATTTTTGTCTGTTGTCATGACAATATCCCTTGTTTTTACTATTCATCTTCCCATGAAATAGAATCTTCAGGGCATAAAGCTATGGCTTCATCAATTTTATCTTCAGGATAAATCATCATATCTTTGATTTCAATAAATCCAAGGTTTTTGTTGAAGCTGAAAACCTCGGGACATACCTCCAGGCATCCGGCGCAAAGATTACAGGTTCCCTGGTCTATAGCAGGTATTTTCAATATTTTTTCCTATCCTTTTATGGCTTTTGCAAGCTGGCTGCCAAATTCACGGCATTTTTCAAGACCGTTATTATCAGGAACAAATGGAATTTTAAGACCTGATACAGGCAGATCAAAATTCATCTCCCCAAGATTCTGTTCAATGATTTTAACAGATTCTCCACTCCATCCAAAGGATCCAAATGCTGCACCAATCTTGTTTTTAGGTTTTAATCCTTTCATATATGTAATAAAATCAGCTATTGTAGGAAATATGCCATTATTAAGTGTAGGGGAACCTATAATGACAGCTTTGGCATCAAGTACTTCTGTCATAATATCGCTTCTATCCCAATCCCTCAGTTTCATGGGGCGGACATCAATCCCGTTTTCATGCAGTCCATCAGCAACAGCTAATGCCATTTGATGGGTGCTGTCCCACATTGTATCATATACGATTACAGCTTTATCTGCACAATCTTCCTGTTTACTCCATTTTGCATATGCTTCAATTATCCTGCCCGGATTTCTCCAAAGCACGCCATGGTCAGGGCATATGATGTTAAATTCAAGCCCTGCTTTTGTAATTTTTTCAACCAGCTTGAGGATAAGAGGAGCATAAAGCAGAAGAATGTTTGCATAGTATTTTTGTGCGTGGAACATTATTTTATTACCCACAACATCGTCAAACTCTTCATGCCCTGCATAATGCTGTCCAAAAGCATCACTGGAAAACAAGATTTTATCTTCTTTAAGATAGGTAAACATGCTGTCAGGCCAGTGGAGCATGCGTGTTTCTATAAAAGTAAGGGTTTTTGAGCCTAATGAGATTTCATCACCTTCTTTAAGTACTTGATAATTAAGGTCTGATGAAAAATGGCGGGAAAGGTTTTTTTCTCCCATTTTGGAACAGTATAAGGGTTTTTGAATTCCTATTTTATCCATAATATAAGGGAGGGAGCCGCTGTGATCCATTTCAGTGTGATTGCTGATAACCATATCTATTTTTCCAGGATCAATAATCGTGGATATGTTTCTGAGCAATTGTTCTGCAAACCCTTTTTTTACTGTGTCAATAAGTGCAATTTTTTCATCTACAATTAAAAAAGCATTGTAACTGGTGCCTAAATGTGTGGAATATCCATGAAAATCCCTGATGTTCCAGTCTATAACACCAACATCATATACCCCTTTTGCAATTTCAACTGGTTTCATTTTTATATCCTTGATAATTTTATTTTATAATATAATGAAATGCCCTTTTTGCCCAAAAACCCGGCATAAAAGGGCATTGATTTTTAATCAGCCATAAAAAATCTATTGATTTATACTTCAAACCATCATAAATTGAACTTTTTAAGGAGTGCCAAACTGAAAGTTTGGCAGTAACATCAGCCCTTTTTCATTGCCAAACTTTCAGTTTGGCACTCCTTTTATGGCGGTGGTCAGTATATCAATAGATTTTTATTCTTTTTCAAAATCTTCCTTGCTTGCTCCGCAAATGGGACATTCCCAGTCTTCTGGAAGATTGTCAAACGATGTTCCTGGAGCTGCCCCGTTATCAGGATCTCCTGCTGCTGGATCATACACATAACCGCATACTGTACATACATATTTATCCATAACAATACCTCCCTTTTAAAAGTAAAAAATTACTGGCTTTATTTGATTTCAAATTTATTTATTTATATCATCATAAAATCCAGTTTGTAAATAGCCTCATAAAAAAATCATTGCTGAACCATGATTTTTTAAAAACAATTTATACAAAATAAATAACCAGGCCCAAAAAAACCGATGTAATCAGGGCAGTCCAGTCTTGTTTTCTGGCTGTAAATTCAGGGGCTGTGCGGTCTTCACAATAGGCTCTGGCTTCCATTGCAATAACCAGTTTGTCTGCATCTTCAAAAATTCTGCGCATAAAAGGAATGGTAAATTTGATAACACGGAAAACAGGATTTTTCCTGGATTCAATTCCCCTTGCACGCTGGGCTTCAGAGGTTTTTGATGCCTGGTTTAAAATAGCTGGTATAAATCTTAAAACCAGGCTTAACATGGTTCCTACACGATTTTCAGGTATAAAAGGAAGAGGTTTTAAAAACCAGACAACAGCTCCCCTGATTTCAGATATACGGGAGGTTGACATAAAACAAAGGCTTAGGAGAACTACTGCCATAAGACGCGAGCAGATCAGCAGTCCCTGGGTTATTCCTTGTATTGTAATGCTTATATTCATAAATTCAAAATACGGTGTGCCTGGAACTGAAAGGGAGCGGGCAATAAAAACAAAAACAAGAAGAAGGAAGAAGTACCGGATTTCTTTTAAAAATAATATTATGGAAACTGGAATATAAAAAATAGTTCCAATTAAAATAAGAGTAAGCAGTGTAATGCCCGTAAAAGAAGCTCTGAAACATGCAAGGCTTAAAGTTATAAGGATTATCAGCTTAAACCTGGTGTCCAGTTTATGGAGAAATGAGGAGCCAAAACTAAAAGCAAACATAAAATTATTCCAGCCATGAAGTCAGGCTCATTCCCTGCCTGGAAGCATAAGGTTCTCGAATGCCAAAAATATCAACACCTTTAATCACAGATTCAGGCGCACCGTTTCTTACTATTTTTCCTGATTTCATTATAACCAGCCGGTCTGCATGTGCCAGAACCTTTTCCAGGTCATGGGTGGTGAGTATGATGGTATGGCCTGATTTATGAAGCAAGATTATGTGTCTGAGTACCTGTTTAACACCTGGATAATCAAGGTTTGAAAAAGGCTCGTCAAATATCAGGATTTTAGATTTCATAGCCAGGATGCCCGCTATTGCAACCCTTCTTTTTTCCCCGCCTGAAAGCATGAAAGGTTGTTTATCTGCAAATTCAGTCAGATTGACTGCTTTTAAGGCATCAGAGACCCTTTTGCGGATTTTTGATCTGTCCAGCTTTAGATTTTCAGGGCCAAATGCCACATCATCATATACAGTTTCACCAACAATCTGGCTGTCTGCGTCTTGAAATACCATGCCTGCAATCTGTCTGGCTCTTACAGGGTCTTTGGCTGTGGAAATACCTGCTATGCTGACTATTCCTTTCTGGGGAAGTATCAAGGCATTAAGATGACGGAGCAATGTGGTTTTGCCGGATCCATTGGCCCCGGCAATAATAACAAATTCTCCTTTATCCACATTAAGGCTGATATTATCAAGAGCCTGGTTTCCATCTGAAAACCTGTGGTACAGGTTTTTTATTTCAATAATATTCATCGGCAGTATCTGCAGGTAAAAACTTTCCTGAAATCACAGGCCGCAGGGTTTTAACAATAGGAACTGCAGCAGCGATCTTTAGCCCGTCTCCAGGTAAAAAAGGCAGCATACCTGCTGAAAAAGCTTTTGCCCAGTCCATGCCTGTCATAAGTTTAAGCCAGGGAACACCAATACCATAAACTATAAGGCAGGCACAGATCATTGCAATAAGGTCAAAAACAAAGGGTTTTCCAGTTTTTTGACCTTTTTCAGCAATTATGCCAAGAATATAGACAGCAGGCAGATAACTCAGCAGATAACCGCCGGTAGGCCCGAAAATTCTGGCTATGCCTCCGGTTCCCCCTGCAAATACAGGAAGACCGATAGCTCCGGCTAAAAGATAAATTCCAATACTGGCAAGCCCCCATCTGCTGCCAAGCAGAAGCCCTGTTAAAAGTACAAAAAGATTCTGGAGAACAATAGGCACGGGACCCATTGGTATTGCCAGGTAAGCTCCGGCAGCAGTTAAAGCAGCAAAAAGTGAAGCATATACTGTCATATGCAGTTGTTGAGACTGGTTCATGGTTATGACTCCTGTATTATCTGTTATTGTTTTTTTGGGGGCTGAACAAAACAGTCCCCGTAAATTATTTTTTTCAATTTTCCATCTGCAAGCTCAAGTATCAAAGCACCGTCTTTATCCACATCTATTGCAAGTCCCCGGGATACGTCTTTGGTAGTGGCAATACTTACATATCTTCCCAGGGTCATGGTATATTGTTTCCATTGATCTATTATTTTATCATAATCTATATTTTTCATGGCTGATTGAAAATCATCTAAAAAAGCTGATAAAAGCTCTTTTCTTGAAATCTCTTTACCAGCCAGGATTTTCAGTGATGCGGCATTGGGTTCATAAGGGGTTGGATCATTGTTTACATTTATGCCCATACCGATATTAATAAAACTAACCAGGTCTCCATCTGCTTCCATTTCAGAAAGCATTCCACTTATTTTTTTTTCACAAACCAGGATATCATTGGGCCATTTTACTTTTGCATCTATATTAAATAAGTGATTGATAACCCTGGCAAGCGAGCAGGATGCTGCAAAATTTACCCTGGAACTTAAAACAGGAGGAATGACCGGTCTGAGAACCATAGTAAAAAAAAGTCCCCCTTTTTCAGAAAGCCAGGTTCTTTGAAGCCGGCCCCTTCCCCTGGTCTGCTTTTCTGCAATAACAATTGTAAAATCAGGGCATCCTTTACGGGCAAGATTTCTTGCAATATCCATTGTAGATTCTGTTTCAGGAAAATAATGAATATCTGCTTCTCTTTTGGGAAACTCCCAGGGAAATAAATAATCATGATTGTTTTCAAGATAATATCCTTTGGGAGTTGATATAATTTCATATCCTGCTTCCCGTAGTTTGTTGATATGTTTCCATATTGATACCCGTGAAACCCCCAGTTCTGAGCTGAGTTTTTCCCCTGATTTGATACCATTGGTTTTAGTTAATATTTTCAAGATTTTGTTTTTCATTAAGCCTGCTTTTAATTATTTCGTTACCCTTGACTGAAGGATTTAGGTAACCAAATAAAAACAAAATGTCAATATCAAATTTATATGTACTACTGCTTTTCCATGAAGGGCTTATTTATGATAATATTATTGCCTTAAGTAGAAATTTCCTACGTTTAAATACCTTGATAACCCCATTGAAATTTAAATCAATTATATGAAATAGTCATATAACTGGTTTTTTATCTTTTTATCTTTATAAACCTGATTTTATAAACTTGAATTTATAATCAGGCAGATTTTGTCTTTCCTGAAAAGACAGTAAGGGGGATTTTATGAAAACTGATTGTCATACAGTCTTATGTGTCGATAATGAAGCATTGGTTATAGAATCATTAAAACGTCTGCTCAGGAAAGAAGAATATAAGGTTCTTGCAACTTCCTGTAATGATGAGGGTTTAAAGATTCTTAAAGAAAATAAGGTACATCTTGTAATTAATGTGCAGAAAATTCCAGACATGAATAAAAACGGGTTTCTGAAAAAAGTAAAACATGAATACCCGGATATAATCAGAGCTATTCTTACAGGATATAATGAGGCAGATTTTGCAACTGAACTGGTATCTAACGGATATATTGACAGATTTTTTCTACAACCCTGGTATGACCAGTATTTTAGATGGGAGATCAAACATACCCTTGAAAGATATGATTTGATTCAGAACAATAGAAAGCTTCAGCATAAAATAAATGAACAGAAGTTTGCTTTCAGCAGTCTGCAGAAACAATTGGAAGATTTGATTAATAATCCTGAAAATAAAGACAGGCTTAAAAATAATCTTCCTGAATCAGCTGTAAATATTATGAAATATCTTCCTGTTCCTATTATCGGGGTAAATGATGAGCAAAAGATAATGATAGTAAATCAGGAAGCCAGGTTTCTGCCGGGCGACTTTCAGTCTGTAAGAACAGGGAAGATGATATATGAATATTTACCTGATTCAATAACAGGAAGGGTTAATGTTGCCATTCATACCAGTACTGCAAAAAGCATGAAAAAATGCTCTATTGGGGGCATTCTTTTTAATATTGATTATATACCTCTTCCTGGACAAGATGGTTCAAAATGGGGGATTCTTGTGTTCAGGCAGTTGTAAATCTTTAACATGCTTTGTCATTGTAAGGGTATTTATTCCATTAATACATTTATAAGAGACTGTATCCATGATATTATTGATAATATAAATTCCCATATCTGTTTCAGGTAAAGAAGATGATTTTTCTGGATCAAAAGATAAATCAGATTTCATATCTTTAAAAGAATTCATTAACCTGCCGGTATCGCAGATTTTAAAACATATATTTTCTTTTTCAAGTTCAATAGCAATCTTTACATATTTGCCTGGATTATTCTGATACGCGTGCATAATACACTGGTTTACAGCTTCAACAACGCAAAGTTCTATTTGGCAGCAGGTCTGATGATCTATTTTAATTTTTGAACATATTTTATTAACTGTAACACCTATAAGGGAAACATTGTTCAACCTGCTTTCTATAGAAAGCTCAATTTTCTGCATTTTTTATAAACCCCTGTTTTTAAACAGATAAAATATTGACAGCTTCTTTTGTGTTTTCAAATATTTGAA from the Desulfonema limicola genome contains:
- a CDS encoding tetratricopeptide repeat protein; its protein translation is MPVHKSKIKNYIACAFILIFSGLAFYYLALRFISEIHCRQGEIYYNKKEYKQAVEHFEKAVKFQPGNALIYKNMGDAFYELAQKGSDIYLNLKNSREAYLVSVEKNPLDARVFYGLAVVEYRLERIYARQFPGVGYSPYNALPYFQEAVRLRPESISYNFGLLRYYAKNGHDDKILPIVKNLGVNYPQIYGYLKKETFWSLDLRSAYIQGLEQSIAKDINPRDAHTRISALMAEDENWEKAIEHYKKALLYKDFQNNYYNYIHLTSLYLKAGRFKKAEQNAVYALDMSPFKEKSLEQLYSIYKQQGFSEEFSSIVQQVREKFPFSSRFEILTARLLFDLKQYEEAKRICENLNKKKPGGPAYYWLYLIAQAQKDKDAMELAIQKATVFDSKNSHYHYLFSNLLKQLKKYESAENAADMAVKTQAKPSPHLFNHRAWIRWARHNYYGAIEDWSQAVRLSPNQAVYHAYIAQAYKKLDNKQLAELYYKKALKLDPDNAGYKKALQENKS
- the rfbB gene encoding dTDP-glucose 4,6-dehydratase; the protein is MKNILVTGGSGFIGANFVRYLLEDSGLRDKDYNRIVNIDLLTYAGNPENLDGVKEKFPGRYFFEQADICDAKAVDDIVIRHQIDTICHFAAESHVDRSIAEPDAFINTNIRGTFNLLEVFRKHQDTIELFHHVSTDEVYGSLGAKGYFTEQTPYDPSSPYSASKAASDHLVRAYHRTYGLPVTISNCSNNYGPYQFPEKLIPLIILNAFEEKTLPVYGKGINIRDWLYVTDHCRAIWMIMNHGKRGETYNIGGRCELKNIDVVKTVCNILDKMKPLTNGGLRQDLIRFVKDRPGHDLRYAIDCTKLENELGWKPVETFETGIKKTITWYLENPGWVNRVKTGEYQSWIDRQYDV
- a CDS encoding DVU0298 family protein, producing MTTDKNNQKKIGARTIKKQISGFLLYPDFQKTIDNICKFPEQQLIGPLFSHFYNKEELIRWRAVTIMGIVVSRIAESGNMESARIVMRRLMWNLNDESGGIGWGSPEAMGEILSRNQALAREYHSILTSYVSEHGNFLEHEILQRGVLWGIGRLAHEQPDLIRHAAPDLIPFLKSHDPLHRGLAAWGCTALKHPSADLPLRELADDNTKIKIFLNQELVECSVSLLAAGQEI
- a CDS encoding ferredoxin, which gives rise to MKIPAIDQGTCNLCAGCLEVCPEVFSFNKNLGFIEIKDMMIYPEDKIDEAIALCPEDSISWEDE
- a CDS encoding FprA family A-type flavoprotein, which encodes MKPVEIAKGVYDVGVIDWNIRDFHGYSTHLGTSYNAFLIVDEKIALIDTVKKGFAEQLLRNISTIIDPGKIDMVISNHTEMDHSGSLPYIMDKIGIQKPLYCSKMGEKNLSRHFSSDLNYQVLKEGDEISLGSKTLTFIETRMLHWPDSMFTYLKEDKILFSSDAFGQHYAGHEEFDDVVGNKIMFHAQKYYANILLLYAPLILKLVEKITKAGLEFNIICPDHGVLWRNPGRIIEAYAKWSKQEDCADKAVIVYDTMWDSTHQMALAVADGLHENGIDVRPMKLRDWDRSDIMTEVLDAKAVIIGSPTLNNGIFPTIADFITYMKGLKPKNKIGAAFGSFGWSGESVKIIEQNLGEMNFDLPVSGLKIPFVPDNNGLEKCREFGSQLAKAIKG
- the rd gene encoding rubredoxin; this encodes MDKYVCTVCGYVYDPAAGDPDNGAAPGTSFDNLPEDWECPICGASKEDFEKE
- a CDS encoding energy-coupling factor transporter transmembrane component T family protein, whose translation is MFAFSFGSSFLHKLDTRFKLIILITLSLACFRASFTGITLLTLILIGTIFYIPVSIILFLKEIRYFFLLLVFVFIARSLSVPGTPYFEFMNISITIQGITQGLLICSRLMAVVLLSLCFMSTSRISEIRGAVVWFLKPLPFIPENRVGTMLSLVLRFIPAILNQASKTSEAQRARGIESRKNPVFRVIKFTIPFMRRIFEDADKLVIAMEARAYCEDRTAPEFTARKQDWTALITSVFLGLVIYFV
- a CDS encoding energy-coupling factor ABC transporter ATP-binding protein, which gives rise to MNIIEIKNLYHRFSDGNQALDNISLNVDKGEFVIIAGANGSGKTTLLRHLNALILPQKGIVSIAGISTAKDPVRARQIAGMVFQDADSQIVGETVYDDVAFGPENLKLDRSKIRKRVSDALKAVNLTEFADKQPFMLSGGEKRRVAIAGILAMKSKILIFDEPFSNLDYPGVKQVLRHIILLHKSGHTIILTTHDLEKVLAHADRLVIMKSGKIVRNGAPESVIKGVDIFGIREPYASRQGMSLTSWLE
- a CDS encoding biotin transporter BioY; its protein translation is MNQSQQLHMTVYASLFAALTAAGAYLAIPMGPVPIVLQNLFVLLTGLLLGSRWGLASIGIYLLAGAIGLPVFAGGTGGIARIFGPTGGYLLSYLPAVYILGIIAEKGQKTGKPFVFDLIAMICACLIVYGIGVPWLKLMTGMDWAKAFSAGMLPFLPGDGLKIAAAVPIVKTLRPVISGKFLPADTADEYY
- a CDS encoding biotin--[acetyl-CoA-carboxylase] ligase — protein: MKNKILKILTKTNGIKSGEKLSSELGVSRVSIWKHINKLREAGYEIISTPKGYYLENNHDYLFPWEFPKREADIHYFPETESTMDIARNLARKGCPDFTIVIAEKQTRGRGRLQRTWLSEKGGLFFTMVLRPVIPPVLSSRVNFAASCSLARVINHLFNIDAKVKWPNDILVCEKKISGMLSEMEADGDLVSFINIGMGINVNNDPTPYEPNAASLKILAGKEISRKELLSAFLDDFQSAMKNIDYDKIIDQWKQYTMTLGRYVSIATTKDVSRGLAIDVDKDGALILELADGKLKKIIYGDCFVQPPKKQ
- a CDS encoding response regulator, giving the protein MKTDCHTVLCVDNEALVIESLKRLLRKEEYKVLATSCNDEGLKILKENKVHLVINVQKIPDMNKNGFLKKVKHEYPDIIRAILTGYNEADFATELVSNGYIDRFFLQPWYDQYFRWEIKHTLERYDLIQNNRKLQHKINEQKFAFSSLQKQLEDLINNPENKDRLKNNLPESAVNIMKYLPVPIIGVNDEQKIMIVNQEARFLPGDFQSVRTGKMIYEYLPDSITGRVNVAIHTSTAKSMKKCSIGGILFNIDYIPLPGQDGSKWGILVFRQL
- a CDS encoding ATP-binding protein, with amino-acid sequence MQKIELSIESRLNNVSLIGVTVNKICSKIKIDHQTCCQIELCVVEAVNQCIMHAYQNNPGKYVKIAIELEKENICFKICDTGRLMNSFKDMKSDLSFDPEKSSSLPETDMGIYIINNIMDTVSYKCINGINTLTMTKHVKDLQLPEHKNPPF